TAGGCATCCATGCTCTTTTGAAGCTTTTTGGGGATTTTTGATGATTCATCCGCTTTTTTGGCAGCAGCCCAGGCGAAACTCCAGATCAAAACCAGGGAAATGAAAACAGCCAGTCTCTTCAATGCAGCCTCCTTCACAGGTTTTTAATTACAATAATAATGATAAACTGATCTTTCTTTTTTCAGAGAAAATTTTTGGCAAAAAAATTGTTACAGAACGTTGAATCGAGAAATCAGAAAGGAAGTAAGATGAAATCGACTGGAACTACAGCGTGTAATTCGGAAATTTTCTCCAGTCATGATATAATCCGGACATGTCGAAAATCTTCAAAATCCAACAGAAACGAATTCAAGCCCTGAAAACCAGTCAGCCAAACAAATTCGGAACTGATGAAAATGCTTTGCAGTAAGCATTTCCATCCTTTTGCATTACCAGTATCCTTGGAGTAAAATAGTGGGGATTTTTCAGCTTGATTTGGGGGAACGATGAAAATCCTTGTAATCAATCCCGGTTCCACTTCCACAAAAGTAGCCGTCTTTGAAGACGATAAACTTTTGTTCGACGAAACTCTCCGGCATTCCTCTGAACAGCTCAAGGCCTTTCCTGACATATTCTCGCAGCAGGATTTCAGGAAAAAAATCATCCATGATTTTCTCTCCAAACACAACCTGAAAATGTCTGATTTCGCAGGCATCGCCGCCCGCGGCGGACCGCTGCCGCCATCTGAGGGCGGAACCTACATAGTAGACGAGAACCTGCTCTTTGCCACCCGCAATCTCTATGTCACTGAGCACCCATCACTCCTTGCGGCGTTGATCGCCGCTGATCTCGGCAAGGAAGCAAACCTCAAATCCTATATTGTGGACCCGGTCTCAGTGGACGAATGGCATGAGCTGTCGAGATTTTCCGGCATGCCTGAACTTCCCCGCATCAGCCTCTCTCATGCGCTGAACATGAGGGCTGTGGCGAGAAGGACCGCCAGGGACCTTGGAAAAAAATACGAAGAATTGAATCTGATCATCATCCATCTTGGTGGCGGGATCTCAGTTTCTGCCCATGAAAAAGGCCGCCAGATCGATGCCAATAACGCCAATGAGGATGGACCATTTTCACCTGAACGAACAGGCACGCTGCCTGTAAGCCCTCTTGTCAAACTTTGCTTTTCAGGCAAATACAGCCTGCAGAAGATGAAGAATCTGATTGTCAGGGAAGGCGGCATGACAGCCTATCTAGGTATTAACGATGTCAAGGAAGCTTTGAAACTGGCAGATTCCGGCGACCAGAAAGCCAGGTCTGTCTTGGACTCCATGATCTACCAGGTAGCCAAGGAAACCGGCAAAATGGCGGTGGTTCTGAAAGGAAAAATTGATGCAATCGCTGTCAGCGGCGGGATTGCTTATAATGAATCGCTCGTGAAAATTCTGAGAGAAAGGATCGAGTTCCTCGGGCCTGTCAGGGTCTACCCTGGGGAGGACGAGATGGAAGCACTGGCTCTAGGGACGCTGCGAGTATTGCGCGGCGAGGAAAAGGCCAAAAATTTCGCCTGCAAAGCCGACTCTATTCGTTGAGCCTCATACAAAATGACCATTTCTCGGTTACTTACGCAAGGACATTTTGTTAGAGGCTCACGGGACATAAACAGACACAGCTTTTTCCTCCACCAGCCGGGCAACCAGTTCATCCTGATATCCGAGAGTATTTTTTAAAATTTCACGCGTATGCTGACCAGGCTCTGGAGCGCTTTCCGCCATTTCAGGCTGCAGACTTTGGTCAGTAAAGCCTGCGGGGAAACCTGAAAGCTTTAAAACTCCATATTCCTCGTCTTTCACTTCCCTGACCAGTCCGAGGTGATTGATCTGCTCATTGCCCGCCGCCTCCTCGAGACTGGAAACAGCAGTAAAGCAGCAGTCGCAACCAGAAAGCAATTGTTCCCACTCAAAAAGCGCTTTGGACCCTATCAGCTTCTTCAATTCTGCCGTCAACTTTTCCGCATCTTTTCCATCTAAAGCAATCAGGTCTTCTCTTCCAGACCTGACGCAGAAATTCTTGAAAAGGTTCGGTTCAATCGGCCCGAAAAAGACACTTTTGCAGTCCCTGGTCAAATACATCCTGTAATTCGGAAGACCTCCGTTCAGAAGTTCTTTCCCGGGAAGCGGGGACCTTCCAGTCGCATTCAGTGCTGACAGATAAATCTGGTTCAGAAAAAACGCTGCATGGAGCATTGACACATCCACAGTGTCAGCACGAAAACTGCTTTTCGCATTTTTCTTCCCCAGAGCGGATGCAACAGCCATCAATGCCGCAAGATATCCGGCAGTGATGTCAGCTATCTGAACAGAGAAAACACTTGCAGTTTTTTCATCAGTGATCGGCGTATAACTCAGAACACCGCTCATGGAAAGAATGTTGTTGTCATGGCCTGCCATTTTTTTCAGGGGACCATGCAATCCGAATGCGGTTATCGGGAGATGCACTATTTCGCTGTTGAGTTCGGAAATTTTTCCACCCAGGATGTCGGTGAGAAAGTCTGCTCTGTTGCCGTCAATCAGAATGTCGCACTTTCTGATCAAGTCGCTCAGTACATCAACACCCCCTTTTTTCTTGAAGTCAACCACTATACTCTGGAATCCCTGATTGATGGCGTGAAAGTATGCACTTATCCTGCCTTTTTTTCCGGAAATGAAAGGAGGAAGCTTTCTCATGTAATCGAACTGAGGAGGTTCAATCTTGATGATCTCCGCACCGAGAGCTTTGAGCAGAAAGGCAGCTAACGGCCCCGGAATGTAATGGGCGATCAGCAGCACTCTGATACCGGAAAGCCAGTCAATCCTGGGAGGCTTGTTTTCAGCAGTCATAAAATCTCCTTTTCCCGGCAAGTCGTCATCTGAATCAGTTCCCTGTTTAAATCGACTTGCTAATTAAAAGTATATTGAGATAAAATAGGAATGTCCAAATCTTTTTCTCATCTGCCCGGGAGTAGATGAGACATATTCCTTGGTTTGGGGATCAAGGAAAATGAGAAGGACAGAAAGTTTACTATTTTTCTAAAGGGGGAAATCTCATGATGACTAAAATGCAGCAAGTTGTCGATGCAGCCAAAAAAGGTACCAAGAAAAAGATTGCCGCTGCCTGCGCCCACGATGAAGACGTACTTCTTTCTCTGAATAGAGCCGTCGGCGAAGGCATTGTCACTCCAATCCTGGTCGGCCATAAAACTGAAATCGAGGCTTTGATCAAAAAACTCGGACTCAATAATCTCAACGCCGAGATCATCGATTGTGAGACAGAAGCTGAAGCCGCTGAAATCTGCGTGAAAAAGGTTTCGCAGGGAGAAGCTCATCTTCTGATGAAGGGACTGATGGCCACATCAACCATGCTCAAAGCTGTACTCAATAAAGAATGGGGTTTGAGAAAAGGCGACTTGCTAAGCCACATAGTACTCATGGAGCCTGAAAACCAGGAAAGGCTCATTGTGATTACTGATGCAGGCATGAACATCAAACCTGACCTCTCCCAGAAAAAAATGATCATTGAAAATGCGGTTGAACTTGCCCATAAGCTTGGAATTCAGACACCCAAGGTTGCTCCTCTCTGCGCAATCGAGACTGTCAATCCGGACATGCAGGCCACTATCGACGCCGCGATTCTTTCCAAAATGGCGCAGCGCGGACAGATCAAAGGCTGCCTTGTGGACGGCCCTCTGGCCATGGACAATGCAGTCTCAGTGGAGGCTGCCAAGCATAAGAAGATAGTCAGTGAAGTTGCGGGACACGCCGACATACTCCTGGTTCCGGATATCGAGTCCGGAAACATCCTGTATAAAGCCATGGGATTCCTGACCTCAGCCCATCTCGCAGCAATCATCACAGGCGCAAAGGTTCCAATAGTATTGACATCCCGCGCCGACTCAGATGAAACCAAATTCCATTCCATTGCCCTGGCAGTGGCAGTTTCCTAGGCGGAAGCATGACTTGGAAGGAAATCATCGATAAAGCGAGAAGCAGCGGAAAAATCGGGGTGGCTGTAGCCTGCGCAGATGACTCTGTCGTGCTTTCGGCCTTGAAAAAAGCCAAAGACGAAGGCCTGATCGAGGGGCTGCTCGTAGGCAACCGCCAGAAGATCGAAGCTGAACTCAAGACTCTCTCGATTCCTTTGACGGATTTTGAAATTATTGAGGCGAAAAATGATTCTGAGGCAGCCGCAGTCTCAGTCAACCTGGTCAGGCAGAATCGCGCCAAAGCCCTGATGAAGGGCATGATCAGCACCTCCACCCTGCTGAAGGCAGTGCTGGATAAAGAGCAGGGGTTGCGCAGCGGAGGGCTGTTGAGTCATATCCTGGCTGCGGAAATCAGGATGCGGATGTTTTTTGTAACAGACGGAGGGATGAATCTTTACCCCGACCTGGCCCAGAAGGTCAAGATCATCGAAAATGCAGTGGACATTGCCTGTCGTCTGGGAATCCCTTGTCCGAAAGTGGCCCCATTGTGCGCTGTGGAAACTGTGAATCCCGACATGCGGGCCACACTCGACGCCGCACAGCTTGCCAAGATGGCTGAGCGCGGCCAGATCAAGCGCTGCATCATCGACGGGCCGCTAGCTCTTGACAATGCTGTATCTATGGAAGCAGCTAAGCACAAGAAGATCAGCGGACCTGTAGCAGGGCTCGCAGACATCCTGCTCGTTCCACAGATTGACGCAGGCAACATTCTCGGGAAATCGCTGATCTATTTCGCGCATGCAGCAGTAGGAGGAATCATCGCCGGGGCCGCGGCACCGGTCATCCTTCTCTCGCGGGCCGACGATGATGCCACCAAGTTCAATTCCATCTGTCTGGCCAAGGCGGTAATGTGCTGATGAAATGTAAGGATGAAATAGATTGTAGGGGCGTTGCATGCAACGCCCGTACGAATATAGTATGGAATCTGTAATCTCGCTGTAGCCTCCGGGGAAATGGGCAGTATGATCCGAGGTTTTCGATTTTCTGCAATTCGGAGGAAAAATGAAGCAGTACCGGCTCCTGGTGATCAATCCAGGTTCCACTTCCACCAAGACCGCTGTCTACGAAGGAGACAAGGAACTTTTTTCCGAAACGATCAGGCACGATCACAATGAAATTGAAAAGTATCAGAAAATCATCGACCAGTATGAATTCCGCTCCAAAATCATCGAATCCCAGCTCAGACAGAAAGGTATTGAACTGTCATCTCTGGATGCTGTAGTAGCCAGAGGTGGACTTCTGAAACCCATCAGAGGCGGAGTATTCGAGGTCAACGAAAAGATGATCTCTGACCTGAAAAAAGCCGAGCGCGGTGAACATGCCTCCAACCTGGGCGCCATCATCGCCCGTGACCTGGCAGCCAAGATCAAAAAGCCATCCTATATTGTCGACCCGGTAGTGGTGGACGAAATGGACGACATCGCCAGGCTCTCAGGACTCCCGGAAATCGACCGCATTTCCATCTTCCATGCCCTCAATCAGAAAGCCACTGCCAGAAGAGCAGCCAGGGAACTTGGCAAAAAGTATGAGGACATCACCCTGATCGTGGCTCACATGGGTGGAGGAATTACCATCGGTGCCCATAAAAAGGGAAGGGTGATCGATGTCAACAACGGCTTGAACGGCGACGGTCCTTTCTCACCTGAGCGCACAGGCGACCTGCCTGTTTCATCTCTTGTGAAAATGTGTTTTTCAGGCAAATACACTGAGCCCGAGATTCAGAAAAAGATCAAGGGCAAAGGTGGCCTGATGGCTTACCTGAACACTGCTGATGCCAGAGAAGTGGAGAAAATGGTGGATAAGGGCGATAAAAAAGCCGCTTTGATTTACGAAGCAATGGCTTATCAGGTGGCCAAGGAGATCGGTGCTCTCTCCACAGTGCTCTGCGGAAAAATTGACGGCATCGTGCTCACAGGCGGCCTGGCCTATGACAAACGGTACATCAAGTGGATCACCGACAGGGTATCGTTCCTCGGCAGGGTATTCGTCTATCCTGGCGAAGATGAGATGGAAGCCTTGAGGGACGGCGGACTGCGCGTACTGTCGGGCGAGGAAACCGCCAATGGATATAACTGACGGCAAAAGGCTGACCGTGATCAGCGGAGCCTTTGGCACCGGAAAGACCGAGATCGCCATCAACCTGGCCCTGAAGCTGCGGGAAGCAGGTGTGGAAAAAGTCTTTCTCGTCGACCTGGACATTGTGAACCTCTTTTTTCGCTCCAGGCAGAAGGCCTATGAATTAAAGAAAAAAGGTATCCGGGTCATCTCCAGTCAGGAAGGCATGGAAAATGCAGACCTGCCTTCTCTTTCACCGGAAATCGCAGACAGCTTCGCCCAGGAAGACAGTACAGTTGTTTTTGATCTGGGCGGATCAGAGCTCGGCGCCACGGTGCTTTCCAGGTTTCACCAGGAATTCATCGGACAGTCATACAATCACTGGCTGGTGGTGAATCCTTACCGGCCTTTCAACGAAAAAAACGAAGACACCCTGGAGATGGCGGAACAGATCGCGGTTCGCGCGCGCCTTCCAATCACAGGAATGATCGCCAATCCCCACCTGCTGGACGAGACAACCCCCGACATCATCAGGGAAGGATTTGCTCAAGTCAGAAAAATCGACAGATATCCGCTGCTTTACCTGTCCGTGATGGACAGTTATCTTTACTCCGGTCTGGACCGGGAATTCGATGTGCCGGTAATGGTTATCGGCAAACAGATGAAACAGCCATGGGAAGAAGGGGGAATTCTTATCTCAGGAAAGGGGGATTAAATGCCAAAGATCGTGATCAAGGAAGAAATCTGCAAGGGGTGCGCACTCTGCGTCCGTCTCTGCCCTAAAAAAGTAATTAAAATCGGAACCCAGCTCAATGCAAAAGGCTACCATCCTGCGGTTTATGCCGGCGACGGCTGCATCGCCTGCCGTGCCTGCGCCATGACCTGTCCTGATGTGGCAATCGAAATATTCAAATAAGGGGGTTTGATGAGCAAGAAAGTGCTGATGAAAGGAAACGAGGCCATCGCCGAAGCCGCGGTCAGGGCCGGCTGCAAACTGTACTTCGGCTATCCGATCACTCCGCAGAGCGAGATCCCGGAATACATGTCGCGCCGTCTCCCCAAGATCGAGGGAGGCGCATATATCCAGGCCGAGACTGAAGTCTCTGCGATAAATATGGTTTATGGTGCTGCTTCCACCGGCAAACGCGCCATGACGTCTTCATCCTCTCCAGGCGTAAGCCTGATGATGGAAGGGATTTCCTACCTGGCGGGAGCTGAGTTGCCCTGCCTGCTGGTGAATATCATGCGCGGCGGACCAGGGCTTGGGAACATCAACCCTGAGCAGGCCGACTATTTCCAGGCTGTGAAAGGAGGTGGACACGGCAGTTACCATCTGATCGTGCTGGCCCCGTCTTCTGTCCAGGAAATGGCGGATCTGACTGTCGAAGGTTTCAACCTTGCGGATAAATACAGGAATCCTGTGATGGTGGTGGCTGAAGGCAATCTGGGTCAGATGATGGAACCAGTCGAATTCAAGGAAAGCTATCCTCAGACAGTCGATCATTCAGCCTGGGCTCTTACTGGAGCTAAAGGCCGGCCCGGACATGTGGTGACCTCGATCTACCTCGCCGCAGAGGACATGGAGAAATACATCCAAAAACTTTACAGGAAATATGATCTGATCGAAAAAACTGAAGTCCGCTACGAGGAATTCATGATGGATGACGCGGAGGTAGTGCTGGTGGCCTATGGAATAGTCTCCCGCGTGGTGCGGAACGTAGTGGAAGCCCTGCGCGAAGAGAAGATCAAGGCAGGCATGATCAGGCCGATCACGCTCTGGCCCTATCCCAAGGACATCATCCGGAAACGGGCGGATCAGGCGAAGTTTTTCCTGACCTGCGAAATGTCCACAGGCCAGATGGTGGAAGACGTGCTGCTGTCGGTGAACGGCAAGAAACCTGTTTACTTTTACGGCCGCTTCGGGGGGATGGTCCCCACTCCCGCCGAGATAGTGGCTGAAGTAAAAAAATATTATAAATAGGGGGAAAAATGGAAAAGATATTTCAGAAAACAAGGGGCTTGAACGACAGGATTTTCCATTACTGCCCGGGCTGCGGGCATGGCATAGCGCATAGAATGGTGGCAGAGTCGCTAGAAGAGCTCTCCCTCCTGGAAAAAACCGTGATGATTTCCCCGGTAGGGTGCTCAGTCTTCCTCTACTGGTATTTCCAGACCGACAATGTGCAGGCTTCCCACGGACGGGCGCCTGCTGTTGCTACAGGGCTCAAGCGTGCAAACCCTGGCTCGATTGTGGTTTCATACCAGGGCGATGGAGACCTGGCATCCTCCGGCACGGCTGAAATCATCCACGCAGCTGCCAGGGGTGAGAACTTCACTGTGGTCTTCATCAACAACGCGATCTACGGCATGACAGGCGGGCAGATGGCTCCAACAACCCTGGTAGGCCAGAAGAGCTCCACTTCGCCCTACGGCAGGG
The nucleotide sequence above comes from Candidatus Wallbacteria bacterium. Encoded proteins:
- the buk gene encoding butyrate kinase, with amino-acid sequence MKILVINPGSTSTKVAVFEDDKLLFDETLRHSSEQLKAFPDIFSQQDFRKKIIHDFLSKHNLKMSDFAGIAARGGPLPPSEGGTYIVDENLLFATRNLYVTEHPSLLAALIAADLGKEANLKSYIVDPVSVDEWHELSRFSGMPELPRISLSHALNMRAVARRTARDLGKKYEELNLIIIHLGGGISVSAHEKGRQIDANNANEDGPFSPERTGTLPVSPLVKLCFSGKYSLQKMKNLIVREGGMTAYLGINDVKEALKLADSGDQKARSVLDSMIYQVAKETGKMAVVLKGKIDAIAVSGGIAYNESLVKILRERIEFLGPVRVYPGEDEMEALALGTLRVLRGEEKAKNFACKADSIR
- a CDS encoding CaiB/BaiF CoA-transferase family protein produces the protein MTAENKPPRIDWLSGIRVLLIAHYIPGPLAAFLLKALGAEIIKIEPPQFDYMRKLPPFISGKKGRISAYFHAINQGFQSIVVDFKKKGGVDVLSDLIRKCDILIDGNRADFLTDILGGKISELNSEIVHLPITAFGLHGPLKKMAGHDNNILSMSGVLSYTPITDEKTASVFSVQIADITAGYLAALMAVASALGKKNAKSSFRADTVDVSMLHAAFFLNQIYLSALNATGRSPLPGKELLNGGLPNYRMYLTRDCKSVFFGPIEPNLFKNFCVRSGREDLIALDGKDAEKLTAELKKLIGSKALFEWEQLLSGCDCCFTAVSSLEEAAGNEQINHLGLVREVKDEEYGVLKLSGFPAGFTDQSLQPEMAESAPEPGQHTREILKNTLGYQDELVARLVEEKAVSVYVP
- a CDS encoding bifunctional enoyl-CoA hydratase/phosphate acetyltransferase; translation: MTKMQQVVDAAKKGTKKKIAAACAHDEDVLLSLNRAVGEGIVTPILVGHKTEIEALIKKLGLNNLNAEIIDCETEAEAAEICVKKVSQGEAHLLMKGLMATSTMLKAVLNKEWGLRKGDLLSHIVLMEPENQERLIVITDAGMNIKPDLSQKKMIIENAVELAHKLGIQTPKVAPLCAIETVNPDMQATIDAAILSKMAQRGQIKGCLVDGPLAMDNAVSVEAAKHKKIVSEVAGHADILLVPDIESGNILYKAMGFLTSAHLAAIITGAKVPIVLTSRADSDETKFHSIALAVAVS
- a CDS encoding bifunctional enoyl-CoA hydratase/phosphate acetyltransferase, with the translated sequence MTWKEIIDKARSSGKIGVAVACADDSVVLSALKKAKDEGLIEGLLVGNRQKIEAELKTLSIPLTDFEIIEAKNDSEAAAVSVNLVRQNRAKALMKGMISTSTLLKAVLDKEQGLRSGGLLSHILAAEIRMRMFFVTDGGMNLYPDLAQKVKIIENAVDIACRLGIPCPKVAPLCAVETVNPDMRATLDAAQLAKMAERGQIKRCIIDGPLALDNAVSMEAAKHKKISGPVAGLADILLVPQIDAGNILGKSLIYFAHAAVGGIIAGAAAPVILLSRADDDATKFNSICLAKAVMC
- the buk gene encoding butyrate kinase; protein product: MKQYRLLVINPGSTSTKTAVYEGDKELFSETIRHDHNEIEKYQKIIDQYEFRSKIIESQLRQKGIELSSLDAVVARGGLLKPIRGGVFEVNEKMISDLKKAERGEHASNLGAIIARDLAAKIKKPSYIVDPVVVDEMDDIARLSGLPEIDRISIFHALNQKATARRAARELGKKYEDITLIVAHMGGGITIGAHKKGRVIDVNNGLNGDGPFSPERTGDLPVSSLVKMCFSGKYTEPEIQKKIKGKGGLMAYLNTADAREVEKMVDKGDKKAALIYEAMAYQVAKEIGALSTVLCGKIDGIVLTGGLAYDKRYIKWITDRVSFLGRVFVYPGEDEMEALRDGGLRVLSGEETANGYN
- a CDS encoding ferredoxin family protein: MPKIVIKEEICKGCALCVRLCPKKVIKIGTQLNAKGYHPAVYAGDGCIACRACAMTCPDVAIEIFK
- a CDS encoding 3-methyl-2-oxobutanoate dehydrogenase subunit VorB codes for the protein MSKKVLMKGNEAIAEAAVRAGCKLYFGYPITPQSEIPEYMSRRLPKIEGGAYIQAETEVSAINMVYGAASTGKRAMTSSSSPGVSLMMEGISYLAGAELPCLLVNIMRGGPGLGNINPEQADYFQAVKGGGHGSYHLIVLAPSSVQEMADLTVEGFNLADKYRNPVMVVAEGNLGQMMEPVEFKESYPQTVDHSAWALTGAKGRPGHVVTSIYLAAEDMEKYIQKLYRKYDLIEKTEVRYEEFMMDDAEVVLVAYGIVSRVVRNVVEALREEKIKAGMIRPITLWPYPKDIIRKRADQAKFFLTCEMSTGQMVEDVLLSVNGKKPVYFYGRFGGMVPTPAEIVAEVKKYYK
- a CDS encoding thiamine pyrophosphate-dependent enzyme, which codes for MEKIFQKTRGLNDRIFHYCPGCGHGIAHRMVAESLEELSLLEKTVMISPVGCSVFLYWYFQTDNVQASHGRAPAVATGLKRANPGSIVVSYQGDGDLASSGTAEIIHAAARGENFTVVFINNAIYGMTGGQMAPTTLVGQKSSTSPYGRDPKFAGYPIHVCEMLATLKAPRYIERTALNNVANLNKTKKAIRKALELQEKGEGFSFVEILSPCPTNWGQSPDEAMKWLEDNMIPEYPLGVFRDAKPGEVKA